A single genomic interval of Saccharospirillum mangrovi harbors:
- the metF gene encoding methylenetetrahydrofolate reductase [NAD(P)H], translating to MSLSVPVSFEFFPPRTEAGYEKLLEEHAALKAVNPEFFSVTYGAGGSTQERTIQTVIELNQRGVPSAPHLSCIGTTEATVIELLNRYRDAGIRRIVALRGDLPSGMGGTGGDFRYASDLVRFIRAHYSDTFQLEVAAYPEMHPQAPNFDTDIGNFITKAKAGADRAITQYFYNADAYRHFVKQVRQRGCDIDIVPGIMPITNVSSLIRFSDACGADIPRWLRKQLEACGDDSQRITAIGQEVVTILCRELLDSGAPGLHFYTLNRAEPALAILDQLS from the coding sequence TCCTGTCAGCTTTGAATTTTTCCCGCCGCGTACCGAAGCCGGCTATGAAAAATTGCTCGAAGAACACGCCGCATTAAAAGCCGTGAATCCGGAATTTTTTTCCGTCACTTATGGCGCTGGGGGTTCCACTCAGGAACGCACCATTCAGACCGTTATTGAATTGAATCAGCGCGGTGTGCCCAGTGCGCCGCACTTGTCGTGCATCGGTACCACCGAAGCGACCGTTATCGAATTGCTCAATCGCTATCGCGACGCGGGCATTCGTCGCATTGTCGCGCTGCGTGGCGACTTGCCATCGGGCATGGGCGGCACCGGTGGCGATTTCCGTTACGCCAGCGATCTGGTGCGCTTTATCCGCGCGCATTACAGCGACACTTTCCAGTTGGAAGTCGCGGCCTACCCGGAAATGCATCCGCAAGCGCCGAACTTCGATACCGACATTGGCAACTTCATCACCAAGGCCAAGGCCGGTGCCGACCGGGCGATTACCCAGTATTTCTACAACGCCGACGCCTACCGGCATTTCGTCAAGCAGGTGCGGCAGCGGGGCTGTGACATCGACATCGTGCCGGGTATCATGCCGATCACCAACGTATCGAGCCTGATCCGGTTTTCCGATGCCTGCGGTGCCGACATCCCGCGCTGGTTGCGCAAGCAACTCGAAGCCTGCGGCGATGACAGCCAACGCATCACCGCCATCGGCCAGGAAGTGGTTACCATCCTGTGCCGCGAATTGCTCGACAGCGGCGCGCCGGGTCTGCACTTCTATACCCTGAACCGAGCCGAGCCGGCATTAGCGATTCTCGATCAGCTCAGCTAA
- the argC gene encoding N-acetyl-gamma-glutamyl-phosphate reductase, producing MAHSVFIDGQYGTTGLQIQQRLDAHPDVQLLSIDEDQRRDQNLRQQYLNEAEVVFLCLPDDAAREAVSLVTNPNTVIIDASSAHRVAPGWVYGVPELPGQREQLRSANRIANPGCYPTGMTLLTTPLVKAGLLPTDYPINVHAITGYSGGGKAMIADYQSKTGRAVGDAAARPKNLDLSHKHLPEMQRIPGFEFAPVFVPTVANVEQGMIVEVPLHERLLNGSAEQIHQCLASAYSGEAFVQLMPLNDESHLDDGGFMNPTACNDSNRVELFVFAKDGRIMLMARLDNLGKGASGAAVQNMNLRLGLDETTGLR from the coding sequence ATGGCACACAGCGTTTTTATCGACGGTCAGTACGGAACAACCGGCCTGCAAATTCAGCAACGGCTGGACGCACACCCGGACGTTCAATTGCTCAGCATTGACGAAGACCAACGCCGTGACCAAAACCTGCGCCAGCAATATCTGAACGAGGCTGAAGTCGTCTTTCTGTGCTTGCCGGACGACGCCGCGCGCGAAGCAGTCAGCCTGGTGACCAATCCCAACACCGTCATCATCGACGCTTCCAGCGCGCATCGGGTCGCACCGGGTTGGGTCTATGGCGTACCGGAACTGCCCGGCCAGCGTGAACAACTGCGTTCAGCAAACCGCATCGCCAACCCCGGCTGCTACCCCACCGGCATGACCTTGCTGACCACGCCGCTGGTCAAAGCCGGCCTGCTGCCGACCGACTACCCGATCAACGTCCACGCCATCACCGGCTACAGCGGTGGCGGCAAAGCGATGATTGCCGACTATCAAAGCAAGACCGGCCGCGCCGTTGGCGACGCCGCCGCACGACCAAAAAACCTCGACCTCAGCCACAAACATCTGCCGGAAATGCAGCGCATCCCCGGCTTTGAATTCGCGCCGGTGTTTGTACCCACCGTCGCCAATGTCGAACAAGGCATGATCGTCGAAGTGCCGTTGCACGAGCGCCTGCTGAACGGCAGCGCCGAGCAGATTCATCAGTGCCTGGCCTCCGCCTACAGCGGCGAAGCCTTTGTGCAACTGATGCCACTGAACGACGAATCCCACCTCGACGACGGCGGCTTTATGAACCCGACCGCCTGCAACGACAGCAACCGAGTCGAACTGTTCGTGTTCGCCAAAGATGGCCGCATCATGCTGATGGCCCGGCTCGACAATTTAGGCAAGGGCGCGTCCGGCGCAGCGGTGCAGAACATGAACCTGCGTCTGGGCCTGGACGAAACCACCGGCCTGCGCTGA
- a CDS encoding 16S rRNA (uracil(1498)-N(3))-methyltransferase: MRIPRIYLPDADTSGHQLALPEGAFGHLVRVLRMSDGAALEVFNGRGQRFRAELVAVGKRDASVKVLDALPSQTESPLHTHLGLVLSKGDRFDYALQKATELGVSAITPLNSERCDLKLKADRQEKKIQHWQGVLASACEQCGQDRLPALGEIQSLEEWVTAQDSALKLVLHTSAEKPNFPEASPASVSFLIGPEGGLTDLEVTAATKAGFQSWQLGPRVLRTETAPVVMLALLQQRWGDFL; the protein is encoded by the coding sequence ATGCGCATCCCCAGAATTTATCTTCCTGACGCCGACACCAGCGGCCACCAACTGGCGCTACCCGAAGGTGCCTTTGGGCATCTGGTGCGCGTACTGCGCATGAGCGATGGCGCAGCGCTGGAAGTGTTCAACGGCCGCGGCCAACGCTTTCGTGCCGAGTTGGTGGCAGTCGGTAAACGCGACGCTTCCGTCAAGGTTCTCGACGCCCTGCCCAGCCAAACCGAATCGCCGTTGCACACCCATTTGGGACTGGTGCTGTCGAAAGGCGACCGCTTCGATTACGCGCTGCAAAAAGCTACCGAACTCGGCGTCAGCGCCATCACACCGTTGAACAGCGAACGCTGCGATTTAAAACTGAAAGCCGACCGGCAAGAGAAAAAAATCCAACACTGGCAGGGCGTATTGGCGTCGGCCTGTGAACAGTGCGGACAGGACCGGCTGCCCGCACTGGGCGAGATTCAAAGTCTGGAAGAATGGGTTACTGCTCAAGACAGCGCGCTGAAACTGGTGCTGCACACCAGCGCGGAAAAACCGAATTTTCCCGAAGCGTCGCCCGCTTCAGTCAGTTTCCTGATCGGCCCCGAAGGCGGCCTGACCGACCTGGAAGTGACCGCCGCCACCAAAGCCGGTTTCCAAAGCTGGCAACTTGGCCCACGCGTGCTGCGCACCGAAACCGCGCCGGTGGTGATGTTGGCGTTGTTGCAGCAGCGTTGGGGCGATTTTTTGTGA
- a CDS encoding AbrB family transcriptional regulator, with amino-acid sequence MTKLANWAVVFVKRWGLLLLISVAFAALLEVLGLPAALLLGPMIVGIVFSLKGSSLRIGKLGFYAAQTMIGCLVARSLEADVLFDFFHRWWLFLSVTLLVLGIAAAQGWVLARKQVLPGTTAIWGTPPGAASVMVILSESGGGDPRLVAFMQYLRVLMVAGTASVVAAITASHSGVSVTSAAYWFPPFNLIALLETLAIAAFGGWLGIQLKIPGGALLTPLAIGGALTLSGAVELVQPPWLLAVSYMVLGWRIGLGFTLAVVQYAMRAFWRILFSILLLMALCGVLAIGLVFFFDIDPLTAYLATSPGGLDSVAIIAASTDVDIGLIMTFQTLRFLLVLVVSPMLARTLAKRLLVDAKRETPDGRR; translated from the coding sequence ATGACGAAATTGGCCAACTGGGCGGTTGTATTCGTTAAGCGCTGGGGCTTGCTGCTGCTGATATCGGTGGCCTTTGCGGCGCTGTTGGAAGTGCTGGGTTTGCCCGCTGCCTTGCTGCTCGGGCCGATGATCGTCGGCATCGTCTTCAGCCTGAAAGGCAGTTCGCTGCGCATCGGCAAGCTGGGCTTTTATGCTGCCCAAACCATGATCGGTTGTCTGGTTGCGCGCAGTTTGGAAGCGGACGTTCTGTTCGACTTCTTCCACCGCTGGTGGTTATTCCTTTCGGTCACTTTGTTAGTGCTGGGCATTGCGGCGGCGCAAGGTTGGGTGCTGGCGCGCAAACAGGTGTTGCCCGGTACCACGGCCATTTGGGGCACGCCGCCGGGCGCGGCCTCGGTGATGGTGATTCTGTCGGAAAGCGGCGGTGGCGATCCGCGTTTGGTCGCCTTTATGCAGTATCTGCGCGTGCTGATGGTGGCCGGAACGGCGTCGGTGGTTGCGGCGATCACAGCGTCGCATTCGGGCGTGTCGGTCACCAGCGCGGCCTATTGGTTCCCACCGTTCAATCTGATTGCTTTGCTGGAAACGCTGGCGATTGCTGCGTTCGGCGGTTGGCTGGGCATCCAACTGAAAATCCCCGGCGGTGCCCTGCTGACGCCGTTGGCGATTGGCGGTGCCTTAACGTTGAGCGGCGCCGTTGAACTGGTGCAGCCGCCCTGGCTGCTGGCGGTCAGCTATATGGTGCTCGGCTGGCGTATTGGCCTGGGTTTTACGCTGGCGGTGGTGCAATACGCCATGCGTGCTTTCTGGCGCATTTTGTTTTCGATTTTATTGTTGATGGCGCTGTGCGGAGTCTTGGCGATCGGGCTGGTGTTCTTTTTCGATATCGATCCGCTGACGGCTTACTTGGCAACCAGCCCGGGCGGGCTGGACAGCGTAGCCATTATTGCGGCGTCGACCGATGTGGACATCGGTTTGATTATGACGTTTCAGACGTTGCGGTTTTTGTTGGTGTTGGTGGTGAGTCCGATGCTTGCCAGGACGTTGGCGAAGCGGTTGTTGGTGGACGCTAAACGGGAGACGCCAGACGGGAGACGCTAG
- a CDS encoding TatD family hydrolase yields MSRTKRDIPVFSHPIIETHCHLDYLKDAELRQILDEAQAVGVERIVTIAVEPDNLARVRDLIEEHDIVYGTQGIHPHEADHYTANTDAELRAHGSDAKVVAIGEIGLDYYYDHSDRAKQRQVFADQLKIACELDKPVVIHTRDADEDTQAILAEYAPHLKRKGVIHSFTSGIDLAQFCLEQGFMLGFNGIITFNKAENVREVLAATPIEQLVVETDSPFLTPVPYRGQENAPKFLPFVIEKIADVKQLPVDQVLKQSYHNAQRLFGWA; encoded by the coding sequence ATGAGCCGCACCAAGCGCGATATTCCGGTTTTTTCCCACCCCATCATCGAGACACATTGCCATCTTGATTACCTCAAGGACGCCGAACTGCGTCAGATTCTGGATGAGGCCCAGGCGGTGGGCGTGGAGCGTATCGTAACCATAGCGGTGGAGCCGGACAATCTGGCGCGGGTGCGCGATCTGATTGAAGAGCACGACATCGTTTACGGCACTCAGGGTATTCACCCGCATGAAGCCGACCATTACACCGCCAACACCGACGCTGAACTGCGCGCCCACGGCAGCGATGCCAAAGTTGTCGCCATCGGCGAAATTGGTCTGGATTATTACTACGACCATTCCGACCGCGCCAAGCAGCGCCAAGTGTTTGCCGACCAGTTGAAGATTGCCTGCGAGCTGGATAAACCCGTGGTCATTCACACCCGCGATGCCGACGAAGACACCCAGGCGATTCTGGCCGAATACGCGCCGCACCTGAAACGCAAAGGCGTGATTCACAGTTTCACCTCCGGCATCGACCTGGCGCAGTTCTGTTTGGAGCAGGGTTTTATGCTCGGCTTCAACGGCATCATTACCTTTAACAAAGCCGAGAACGTGCGCGAAGTATTGGCGGCGACACCGATTGAGCAATTGGTGGTGGAAACAGATTCGCCGTTTCTGACGCCGGTGCCCTATCGCGGCCAGGAAAATGCACCGAAGTTTTTGCCGTTCGTGATCGAAAAAATCGCTGACGTGAAACAACTGCCGGTCGATCAGGTGTTGAAACAGAGTTACCACAACGCCCAGCGCTTGTTTGGCTGGGCCTGA
- a CDS encoding HAD family hydrolase, producing MTTPIKHLIFDMGGVLIRLQWHQQASLLLGRDVPFEQIHALWGSAQSTHAFETGQLDFDAFTDALIDEFQIPLSRNDVQNRFRAMLDADFDDAVPLLKDLKADGRYTLSLLSNTNPCHLAMVQERNTIWPLLDRPFTSLDFGLMKPDPAIYRAVLNALNAQPEECWFFDDGIHNVEAARAIGINAEQVFGPEDIRRVLKEQGVFG from the coding sequence ATGACCACACCCATCAAACATCTGATTTTCGACATGGGCGGCGTGCTGATCCGCTTACAGTGGCATCAGCAGGCCAGTTTGTTGCTGGGGCGGGATGTACCGTTCGAGCAGATTCACGCCCTCTGGGGCAGCGCCCAATCAACCCACGCTTTCGAAACCGGCCAGCTCGATTTCGACGCCTTCACCGATGCGTTGATTGACGAATTCCAGATTCCGCTCAGCCGCAACGACGTTCAAAACCGTTTTCGCGCCATGCTCGATGCGGACTTCGACGACGCCGTGCCGCTGCTCAAAGACCTCAAAGCCGACGGCCGCTACACCCTCAGTCTGCTCAGCAACACCAACCCCTGCCATCTGGCGATGGTGCAAGAACGCAACACCATCTGGCCACTGCTCGACCGTCCATTCACCAGCCTCGACTTCGGCTTGATGAAGCCCGACCCGGCAATTTATCGCGCCGTTTTAAACGCGCTGAATGCCCAACCGGAAGAGTGCTGGTTTTTCGACGATGGCATTCATAACGTTGAGGCCGCACGCGCCATCGGCATTAATGCCGAACAAGTATTTGGGCCGGAAGATATTCGGCGGGTACTTAAAGAACAGGGTGTATTTGGATGA
- a CDS encoding GNAT family N-acetyltransferase, with product MTTLNWQETTPGVEEYCALRVAAGLSPKSAAAAEKGLPGSLYAICVRDSSGRLVGMGRVIGDGGCNFEIVDIAVAPDHQGQGLGKGIMQRVEHYLDGVVETGSYVCLIADKPGFYEKLGYQQTGPASLGMYKLY from the coding sequence ATGACCACATTAAACTGGCAAGAAACCACACCCGGCGTCGAAGAATACTGCGCGCTCAGAGTGGCCGCTGGGCTTTCGCCGAAATCGGCTGCGGCCGCCGAGAAAGGCTTACCGGGTTCGCTCTATGCGATCTGTGTGCGCGATTCATCGGGCCGTTTGGTTGGCATGGGTCGTGTGATCGGCGATGGCGGCTGCAACTTCGAGATTGTTGATATCGCCGTCGCACCCGACCATCAAGGTCAGGGCCTGGGCAAAGGCATTATGCAGCGCGTCGAGCACTATTTAGACGGCGTGGTGGAAACAGGAAGCTACGTTTGTTTAATTGCTGACAAACCCGGTTTCTATGAAAAACTCGGCTACCAACAGACCGGGCCAGCCAGCCTGGGCATGTACAAACTGTATTGA
- a CDS encoding DNA-3-methyladenine glycosylase 2, with protein sequence MTPNKRLTLELPNNFQRNGFIAFHNRDGEAIAERCSDDSVTKALLLNGEAITLHFQFAASQVLVEAFGVAIREPELKNIAQKMLGLNQSADAFEAQFSDHPELGALLKQQSGLRVPQSATPFEALVWAIVGQQISVIVAINIRRRLIQAVNQTAPENLLAFPDADAIAKLSDDELKNCGFSRAKIIAIRNLCAAVLSNDINLNADGLSLDVETLSAQLLALKGIGPWTVSYALLRGFDWLDGSLHGDVAVRKNLGQLLALAATPDAQFTEHWLAQFSPWRALVAAHLWARANAAGY encoded by the coding sequence ATGACGCCGAATAAACGTCTGACTCTCGAACTGCCGAATAATTTTCAGCGCAATGGTTTTATCGCCTTTCACAACCGCGATGGCGAAGCCATTGCCGAGCGTTGCAGCGATGATTCAGTCACCAAGGCCCTGTTGTTGAACGGCGAAGCGATCACCCTGCACTTTCAGTTTGCAGCATCGCAGGTGCTAGTTGAGGCGTTCGGGGTGGCCATCCGTGAACCCGAATTGAAAAATATTGCGCAAAAAATGCTGGGCTTAAACCAGAGTGCCGACGCCTTCGAAGCGCAATTTTCCGATCATCCGGAACTGGGTGCCTTGTTAAAACAACAAAGCGGTTTGCGCGTGCCGCAATCGGCCACGCCATTTGAAGCGTTGGTGTGGGCCATTGTTGGGCAGCAGATCAGTGTGATCGTGGCGATCAATATTCGGCGGCGCTTGATTCAGGCGGTCAACCAAACCGCACCGGAAAACTTGCTCGCCTTCCCGGATGCCGATGCCATCGCAAAATTAAGTGATGATGAATTAAAAAACTGCGGTTTTTCGCGTGCAAAAATTATCGCCATTCGTAATTTGTGCGCCGCCGTTTTGTCGAACGACATTAACTTGAATGCAGATGGTTTATCGCTCGATGTTGAAACCCTGTCGGCACAATTATTGGCACTGAAAGGCATCGGCCCCTGGACGGTCAGCTATGCGTTGTTGCGTGGTTTTGATTGGCTGGATGGTTCACTGCATGGCGATGTGGCGGTGCGCAAAAACCTGGGTCAATTATTGGCGTTAGCAGCAACGCCCGATGCCCAGTTCACCGAACACTGGCTGGCGCAATTTTCGCCCTGGCGTGCTTTGGTGGCAGCGCATTTGTGGGCCAGAGCGAACGCGGCGGGTTATTGA
- a CDS encoding 2OG-Fe(II) oxygenase — protein sequence MAVTLNRYDWNALAAELDTQGNAVLPALLNADSCRALRERYAQPDGFRSTVVMQRHGFGQGEYRYFRYPLPDELATLRAELYQWLVPLANRWTQRLGFAHRYPAEHADFIDQCHSAGQHRPTPLLLRYRADDFNCLHQDLCGPLAFPLQLTVMLSQPGDDFTGGEFTLVEQRPRRQSRVEVVPLNRGDAVIFPGQFRPNSGVRGDHRLTLRHGVSRVRSGERFTLGIIFHDAE from the coding sequence ATGGCCGTTACGTTAAACCGCTACGACTGGAATGCCCTGGCAGCGGAACTCGACACCCAGGGCAACGCCGTTTTACCGGCGCTGCTGAACGCAGACAGTTGCCGGGCATTGCGCGAACGTTATGCACAGCCCGATGGTTTTCGCAGCACAGTGGTGATGCAACGGCACGGTTTTGGGCAGGGCGAATATCGGTATTTTCGCTACCCGTTGCCGGATGAATTGGCGACGCTGCGCGCTGAGTTGTATCAATGGCTGGTGCCGTTGGCGAATCGTTGGACGCAGCGGCTGGGGTTTGCGCATCGCTACCCGGCCGAGCACGCCGATTTTATTGACCAATGCCACAGCGCCGGTCAGCATCGGCCGACGCCCTTGTTGTTGCGTTATCGCGCGGATGATTTCAATTGCCTGCATCAGGATTTATGCGGGCCGCTGGCGTTTCCGTTGCAACTGACGGTGATGCTGTCGCAGCCGGGCGACGATTTTACCGGCGGCGAATTCACGCTGGTTGAGCAGCGACCGCGACGCCAATCACGCGTCGAAGTGGTGCCTTTGAATCGTGGCGACGCGGTGATTTTTCCGGGCCAGTTCCGACCCAATTCAGGCGTACGTGGCGACCATCGTTTAACCTTGCGCCACGGCGTCAGTCGGGTGCGATCCGGCGAACGTTTTACCCTGGGAATTATTTTTCATGACGCCGAATAA
- a CDS encoding DUF2798 domain-containing protein, with protein MRVHKSLRHFTFPLLMSVYMVTLMTALVTWSNIGFSADYLSAWGHAFIVAWPIAFVLILLGAPRLQALTAYLHR; from the coding sequence ATGCGCGTCCACAAATCACTGCGGCACTTCACCTTTCCACTGCTGATGTCGGTTTATATGGTCACTTTGATGACCGCCCTGGTCACCTGGTCCAACATCGGTTTCAGCGCGGACTACCTGAGTGCCTGGGGCCACGCCTTTATCGTCGCCTGGCCGATTGCCTTCGTGCTGATTCTGCTCGGCGCACCACGTCTGCAAGCGCTGACCGCCTACCTGCACCGCTGA
- the recC gene encoding exodeoxyribonuclease V subunit gamma — protein MLHTLPGNQLESLADALATLLAVPVDNPLEPDIILVQNPGMQHWLSMQLAQHRARRISMNLRFPLPVTEFWTLIRQILGPDAVPEASPYRREVLSWRLDALLAREAVSRDPLFAEPTRYWRRQSDRQQAVRRHQLAEQLADLYEQYLLYRPDWIADWDAGRGEHWQAQLWRLLTAETPVAHPVKLAQQAIAQLPTSAQPLPERIFLFGINSLSPFWLDFLKALGDTGLHIHLLYLNPSDDYWHDVVSERHAARQRALWIETDTDPDRPLDVGNPLLANFGQQGQAFVRLLSDRADLETSVFVDREKPTLLGQLQNDILHLRDGREAPSKLNDASISVTRAHSALREVQALHDWLLHRFNDDPTLTPKDVVVMCPNVEDYAPFVEAVFARRFDDLSEAVPPLPCSIADRHLKDADPTVAAFLDLLTLPDARFQVSQVIGWLRVPAIQTQFQLTPDDVDQLAHWLSAAAVHWGLDADHKAGFIEREVSDHFTWQQGLDRLLLGFAWGDEETIVGERLLMPQVEGSDALQLGRLMAFVRRLQQLALELNRPRNIEHWQALLKDRLRLALFATGERFDPAHDDLRAAIADLGQHCFEAGYDGEIPLGVIRDVLMQTFSGSQSGGRQFLTGQITVCSLVPMRSIPFKVLAVLGLNDSEFPRHRPPLGFDLMANDHRLGDRSRRGDDRYLFLEALLSARDALYLSYQGRDVTNNTERQPSLVLTELFDYLETASAWRRSDIRTLPLQPFAAANYQGEQPSFDANWLRLTEPLNAPHNIAELDPLEWPEELPLTHLIDALDHPSRAFARQRLGLFLGYDSGPQLDDSEPFAPDHLTRYQLQARLIDSELGLDNMPAENWLDRARLSGLLPDHAQAEAALENWQEQAEQFAAHLHELGSGQLSLDPVETTIDNQKLSAQLPRLSDGRLLFWRLADAKGKDYLTLWLHHLVANLEQGTETLGLYRSYKAETNTQLQFAPLDRDAAKAELSNWIRIWRLSLCQPLAWNAAIGVEIAKPRSRGEYQPYHFDRLWSGDQFRTGLGADPYMAWFWPEAPDEAALRDNLLALYGPLFEHLRTDAA, from the coding sequence ATGCTGCACACCCTGCCTGGAAACCAACTCGAATCGCTCGCCGATGCGCTGGCGACGCTGTTGGCCGTGCCGGTCGATAACCCGCTCGAACCCGACATCATCCTGGTGCAGAACCCCGGCATGCAGCACTGGCTGAGCATGCAACTGGCGCAGCACCGCGCCCGGCGCATCAGCATGAACCTGCGCTTCCCGCTGCCGGTCACCGAATTCTGGACGCTAATCCGCCAGATTCTTGGGCCCGATGCCGTGCCCGAAGCCTCACCCTATCGACGCGAAGTATTGAGCTGGCGGCTCGATGCGTTGCTGGCGCGTGAGGCGGTCAGCCGCGATCCACTGTTCGCCGAACCGACGCGCTACTGGCGCCGCCAAAGCGACCGCCAGCAAGCGGTGCGGCGTCACCAACTGGCCGAGCAACTGGCCGACCTGTACGAACAATATCTGCTCTATCGACCGGACTGGATTGCCGACTGGGACGCCGGCCGGGGCGAGCACTGGCAAGCCCAATTGTGGCGCTTGCTCACCGCCGAAACGCCGGTCGCGCACCCAGTCAAACTGGCGCAGCAGGCGATTGCGCAATTGCCAACATCGGCCCAGCCATTGCCGGAACGAATCTTCTTATTCGGCATCAATTCGCTGTCGCCGTTCTGGCTCGATTTTCTCAAAGCGCTCGGCGACACCGGCCTGCACATCCATCTGCTGTATCTGAACCCGAGCGACGACTACTGGCACGATGTCGTCAGCGAACGCCACGCCGCCCGGCAACGCGCACTGTGGATTGAAACCGATACCGACCCGGATCGGCCATTGGACGTGGGCAACCCGCTGCTCGCCAACTTCGGCCAACAGGGCCAGGCGTTCGTGCGGCTGCTCAGCGACCGCGCCGACCTGGAAACCTCGGTCTTTGTCGACCGCGAAAAACCGACACTGCTGGGCCAACTGCAAAACGACATCCTGCACCTGCGCGATGGCCGCGAAGCACCCAGCAAACTGAACGACGCCTCCATCAGCGTGACCCGCGCGCATTCGGCGTTGCGTGAAGTGCAGGCGTTGCACGACTGGTTGCTGCATCGCTTCAACGACGACCCGACGCTGACGCCCAAAGATGTCGTCGTCATGTGCCCCAACGTTGAAGATTACGCGCCCTTTGTCGAAGCCGTATTCGCGCGCCGGTTCGACGATTTATCCGAAGCCGTCCCGCCGCTACCGTGCTCCATTGCCGACCGGCATTTAAAAGACGCCGACCCCACCGTTGCCGCCTTTCTCGATCTATTAACGCTGCCCGATGCCCGCTTCCAGGTCAGCCAGGTGATCGGCTGGCTGCGCGTACCGGCCATCCAGACGCAATTCCAACTGACACCGGACGATGTGGACCAACTGGCCCACTGGCTCAGCGCCGCAGCGGTGCACTGGGGGTTGGACGCCGACCACAAAGCCGGTTTTATCGAGCGCGAAGTGAGCGATCACTTCACCTGGCAACAAGGCCTCGATCGGCTGTTGCTCGGCTTCGCCTGGGGCGATGAAGAAACCATCGTCGGTGAGCGCTTATTGATGCCGCAGGTCGAAGGCAGCGATGCGCTGCAACTGGGCCGGCTGATGGCGTTCGTGCGGCGGCTGCAACAACTGGCGTTGGAGCTGAACCGACCGCGCAATATCGAACACTGGCAAGCCTTGCTGAAAGACCGGCTGCGTCTGGCGCTGTTCGCCACCGGCGAACGCTTCGACCCGGCACACGACGACCTGCGCGCCGCCATCGCCGACCTCGGCCAGCATTGCTTCGAGGCCGGTTACGACGGCGAGATTCCACTGGGCGTAATCCGCGATGTGCTGATGCAAACCTTCTCCGGCAGCCAAAGCGGCGGCCGCCAGTTTCTGACCGGCCAGATCACCGTCTGCTCGCTAGTGCCGATGCGCTCCATTCCATTCAAAGTGCTGGCCGTGCTCGGCCTGAACGACAGCGAATTCCCGCGCCACCGGCCGCCGCTGGGCTTTGATTTGATGGCGAACGACCATCGCCTCGGCGACCGTTCACGCCGTGGTGACGACCGTTACCTGTTCCTCGAAGCGCTGCTGTCGGCACGCGATGCACTGTATCTCAGCTATCAGGGTCGCGACGTCACCAACAACACCGAACGCCAGCCATCGCTGGTGCTGACCGAACTGTTCGACTATCTCGAAACCGCCAGCGCCTGGCGTCGCAGCGACATCCGCACACTGCCGTTACAACCATTCGCCGCCGCCAACTATCAAGGCGAACAACCCAGCTTCGATGCCAACTGGCTGCGCCTGACCGAGCCGTTAAACGCGCCGCACAACATCGCCGAACTGGACCCGCTGGAATGGCCTGAAGAACTGCCGCTAACGCACCTGATCGACGCCCTCGATCACCCGTCCCGCGCCTTCGCCCGGCAACGCCTGGGCTTGTTCCTCGGCTACGACAGCGGCCCGCAACTGGACGACAGCGAACCCTTCGCGCCCGATCATCTGACCCGCTACCAATTGCAGGCGCGGCTGATCGACAGCGAACTCGGTCTGGACAACATGCCGGCGGAAAACTGGCTCGACCGCGCACGGTTATCGGGTTTGTTGCCCGATCACGCTCAAGCCGAGGCGGCCCTGGAAAACTGGCAGGAACAGGCCGAACAGTTTGCTGCGCATTTGCACGAACTCGGCAGCGGCCAGCTCAGCCTTGACCCAGTTGAAACCACCATCGACAACCAGAAACTCAGCGCCCAACTGCCGCGCCTGAGTGATGGCCGTCTATTGTTCTGGCGCCTGGCCGACGCCAAAGGCAAGGATTACTTAACGCTCTGGCTGCACCATCTGGTCGCCAACCTGGAACAGGGTACCGAAACCCTCGGGTTGTATCGCAGCTATAAAGCTGAAACCAACACCCAATTGCAGTTCGCGCCACTGGATCGCGACGCCGCCAAAGCCGAGCTAAGCAACTGGATACGCATCTGGAGACTGTCGCTGTGCCAGCCGTTGGCCTGGAACGCCGCCATCGGCGTCGAAATCGCCAAACCGCGCAGCCGTGGCGAATACCAGCCATACCATTTCGACCGTCTCTGGAGCGGCGACCAATTCCGCACCGGCCTGGGCGCCGATCCCTATATGGCCTGGTTCTGGCCCGAAGCGCCGGATGAAGCCGCGCTGCGCGACAATCTGCTCGCGCTCTACGGCCCGCTGTTCGAACACCTCCGTACCGACGCTGCCTAA